CAACTTCAGTAAGATAAAAGGAGATAATTTgggtttatttataattttagtttGTCTTAATTTTGCACTTTTATATTCTAGGGAGCAAGTGGATAATTTATCTGCAAAAATTGCTGGGCAGGATGATGAGAGTAAGAATGTTCAACAGCAACTGAAAGAGAGTGTGCGTTCTCTTTAttatacagattttttatttcCGTTTGTTGAGGTTTATCATCTCCTATATCTAAACATAACTCATGTTAAATCACCCCAACAGGGCAAAACAACAAAGCGGGAACTTCTGACAAAAGAGAAACAAATCAAAGCACTGGAGTCAAAGGTCAaacgataaaaataaaatcatattgtggcatacagtacatacagtatgcACTATTCATTATTGTGCttgaacacattttttaaattgattatgTTCTGTTTTTCCTATAGCtaacaaacattaaaacaaaactagAGACCAAAACTAAAGCTTACGAGGAATGTCTAAAAGAGGTATTTCATCATTACTATTACTTTCTAAATGCtagaataatgttataaaaacTTTGTTTAAAGTCAGAATGAAACGGGCCCTTTGTGATGTTTGCtaaaattcatttaatttgtgATAGTAATAGTCATTTATGTTTCTTTAGAGGAATTAAGCATGCATATAAATTGCTTTCTACTAAGTTTTTATTGagtaaatatatgtatttgtactTACATTTACTTGGTCATATACTGTTTTTGGCATGTTACTCATAGATTACTACATTGAAAGAAGATTTGGAAAGTATAAAGAAACATTACAAGGAGGAGCATCAGAAAATGAGCTCTGATCTTGAAGATAAATCAACTTCAGAGGATCAACTCAACCTTGAggtgattatgtttttttttttttttattagtttgtttgctttgttttttcattaaaatgcaaCAACTAAAAAAAGAAGACCTGCCACAAATAATTCATTGTGATTTTTGGGATGGGGGGTTGTAGATGCAGAAACTGAAGGAAACGGCCATGGAGGCACTGAAGAGTAAAGATGTCACAGAAATTAAATGCCAGCAGAAGATATCAGACATGGTTGCTTTAATGGAAAGGCACAAGGTTGTTATCAAATCATCAAATATTTTCAGTTTCTTCTGAGcactttttcattcattttaatgttgTTATTTTCTTGGTAGAATGAGTATGACAAAAtgctggaagaaaaagatgcagagCTAAGTGAAAAACGAATGAGAGAGGCTGAAGTCAATGCAGGCAAAGCATCACTGGTAATTATATCTTGCAATCCATTGTTTGCATTAAATATCATACCCAGCAAAACAGTTTGTCATTAGATGCCTGAGATGGTAATAAAAGAGACTTTGGTCCAAAAGATGGATTTCTAAATTAATTCATCTTGAGTTACCATTGTTTCCTTGAGACATTTAACCAAAGATTACTTTAGTGACACCTTATCGCTCTAggtaatataatgttttttttgttttgttttgttttttgttttgttttttgttttttttttgggggggggggtaaacaaAACTCTGCTAAAAACCAAATAATCATTACATTTAGGAACTGGAGCTGTCCCACCTGCAAGTGGAAAATTATGATCTTAGACAACAACTTGAAAAGCTCAAAGGAGAGAAGGTGGCCTTAAGAACACCACTTTTATCTCTTGAAAAAGACACACTTCAACAGGTATTGTATCTTGTCAATTGAGATACCATAAGCATACATGTCAATTTAAAGTGAACTCTGcagtataaaaaatattgttttagggACCTGAAATCAAACCTAAGAAAGGAAGAAACAAGATCTCTAAAACTCAAAGAGCTGACACCGCTAAGAAGCCTGAGTATACACTTTTAAATGAGGATGAAAATAAACCATCAAGAAATACATGTAACACTCCTGCtgtaggtttttttgtttgtttgtttgttttttgaccaTTTTGTGGATTCTTATTCTTTATTTCTATCATCTAACAtttgttaataatgttttttgtcacTGATTCAAGGAAACAGTGAATGAAGTCCTTCATACTCCCTTATGGAGCAAAACGACTAAAACAACACCTCAAATTAAGGTATGGAGGCAACCTGAACAGTTTGCACTACTCATCATTCATCTTGAACATTCATATGAGTCAGTTTATTTTCTGCTTCAGTCATTCAGAATTCGCACACCACCAACATCTGAGATTACGGGGTCTTGGAAGGAAAACATTCTGAAGCTGGATCCAAAATCAGACAACTCAGACAGCAATGACATACTGGTAAATTGTATCTATTCACACTATTCACATACCATTGGTATTGTGCTATATACAAACAGTTTACAGTGATCtgcatttttatttgcaatcaacaATTAATTTCTTACAATTGTGGTTTGTGCTACTCTTTCTTAATCCCCTGTATCTGTTGTGCAGAGTTTCTCTCCAAAACCTATTAAATCAAAGAAACCTATGCAACCGAAAGACCTAGACACAGAGAGTCTGGACATGTTCAAGAAGGTAAACAAAAATCACATATGACTAGTTTTGACCAAAATGATTCCTTAATGTTCTTGTTTTGACAGTCATCATGTGCAAATTATGTACAGGTACAGAGTTCTTTTCCATGTAAGTCTCCAGGAACAGTGTTGAAATTGGCTGCAATCAAGAGAATGCGAGATGCTGGATGGACCACTGTTAGCAATTcagataagaagaaaaaaaaagaaactgacaAAATCTTTGCTTAAAAGTGTTTGCATCAAAGATGTGTGATTATCCTTTTAGAAACCTTACATATACTCTTAATACAATAGCTTCTGATTGCTTACGAATATATTATTACACAGTTTCCTGGtacagttatttttgttttcagttctgtttttaacaaatatttgtatttatgtttgtgtttttctgttatCTTCACAAATTTCATTAGTTCAAAAGTTCAattacaaagttcaaaagatgtaactattttaaaactttttccaTAGAAAcctcaagtaaaaataacattttcagctcaaaaagttatatatatatacacatactaaTAAAAAGAGGTTTGTTGCTGAGATCCTAAGACTCTTGGTCATGTGCATGGAATGTCTGAAAGCTGGAAGTATCAGGGTCTGCTCTGTCTTGATCCTCTCTCAGAAACTCCAAGCGGAACTGAGTGGGTCTGGAAGAAAATCCAGGTGTGCCTATCTGGAATTCTTCGTTCTGCACTGTCATGGTGGGGTTATAAATCTGAGGGCCGTCATAGAGTCCTCCTGAAATGACCAGCGTGTCATCTGGCACTGCAAATGGCTCCCCTGTGAAAGGAAATTACAGTCAATAATATTATCCATGTTAACTTCTGAAAGCAGAATAAatgagctttccattgatgtatggtttgtaaaGATAGgacaatattaatatttgaaaatttggaatctgaagaaatctaaatactgagaaaatcacctttaaagttaccaaattaagttcttaacaatgcatattactaatcagaaaattacattttaatatatttaaagtaggaaatttacaaaatatcttcatggaatattatctttacttaatatccgcatgatttttggcataaaagcaaatcaatatttttgatctgtacaatgtattttttggctattgctacaaatataccagaTTAAATGTGCTTGCCCATGCACGACTTGATGGCAAGATGTTGGAAATGGCCTGACAACTAACCCAGACTCTAACCCATTTCTAAGGTGTTGTGAGTGGttgataagatatatatatattgtttttattaatcatGGTTACCTTAGCAAACACATCATAAACAagacgtgtatatatatataagctgacatataaactttatttttttaataagataAGGTTTTCCTAACCTGCATCTTCATTGTGGAGACGGCGGTGAGTATATTGGATACTACTCTCTTTGCTCCTGATGAACTTGTACACAAAGTGCCCCAGAACTACCAGAACTATTACACCAAGCAAAATACTGAATAAAATGGTCAGAGATTTCTCTGAATGATTCAGGCCATCACCTGCTTTAAAATAGAAGTAGGAATAGTCAGGCAGGGGAAACATTTCATTATTTGGTTTAGATCATTAAAGATACATTCAGACCTACCTTGAGATTTATTCAAAGAAGTGAAGCTGTTTTGAGTTACAGTGGTAGAAGTAATTGCTGTTGGTTTGGTCACAACTGTAGTGTTGTCTGTAGAAGTGACAGCTGTTGAACTGATGTTGAACGCTGAGGATGTGGCTGATTGGGTTGTCTGAGCATTTTCTGTTGTGTTTGGCTGCCCTGTTAATCCTGTTACATTGCTTTGGTTGGGTCCCAAAGTAGTATTGGAGACAATAGTGGTTGTTTGGGTTGTAATGTTGTTTTGAGTTGCTGTACTATTACGCTGTGCTAAATAGCTTGATGAA
This genomic window from Carassius gibelio isolate Cgi1373 ecotype wild population from Czech Republic chromosome A6, carGib1.2-hapl.c, whole genome shotgun sequence contains:
- the LOC128015918 gene encoding uncharacterized protein LOC128015918 isoform X1, encoding MGVLTLQLLACGQLILYSLVFNNMIDAQHTGESSSSLSATKAPPLNAAGNHTENVSNSSSYLAQRNSTATQNNITTQTTTIVSNTTLGPNQSNVTGLTGQPNTTENAQTTQSATSSAFNISSTAVTSTDNTTVVTKPTAITSTTVTQNSFTSLNKSQAGDGLNHSEKSLTILFSILLGVIVLVVLGHFVYKFIRSKESSIQYTHRRLHNEDAGEPFAVPDDTLVISGGLYDGPQIYNPTMTVQNEEFQIGTPGFSSRPTQFRLEFLREDQDRADPDTSSFQTFHAHDQES
- the LOC128015918 gene encoding uncharacterized protein LOC128015918 isoform X2: MGVLTLQLLACGQLILYSLVFNNMIDAQHTGESSSSLSATKAPPLNAAGNHTENVSNSSSYLAQRNSTATQNNITTQTTTIVSNTTLGPNQSNVTGLTGQPNTTENAQTTQSATSSAFNISSTAVTSTDNTTVVTKPTAITSTTVTQNSFTSLNKSQGDGLNHSEKSLTILFSILLGVIVLVVLGHFVYKFIRSKESSIQYTHRRLHNEDAGEPFAVPDDTLVISGGLYDGPQIYNPTMTVQNEEFQIGTPGFSSRPTQFRLEFLREDQDRADPDTSSFQTFHAHDQES